Genomic window (Achromobacter sp. B7):
CGGCCGTGCTGTTCGCGCTGTACACGCAGGCGCCGCCCGCGCACGTCGCCACGTTGATGGCGTGCTGGTTGGGCGTGCGTCTGGGTTATCTGGCGATGTACCTGGCAGGCTGGGGCGCGCTGCGTTCGGTGGTGTGGACGATCAGCGTGGGCTTTGTCATCGCGATCCTGTTTTCCGGCGTCTGAGCGGGGGGGGGCTGGTCGTGACGGGGGCCATCACTTCCAGACCATCACTTCCATTCAAATACCGCGCGCCCGCTGCCCGCGCCCTGCACGTTCACTTCGCGCTCTTGCGCGCGGCCTTCGTACGTTGCCGAGACCTTGTAGGTGCCCGCGGGTAGCTTGATCAGCATGTACGGGCCTTCGGCCGTGGTCTTCAAGACTTCCTTGCCTTGTGCATCGCGGATGACCACGGCCACGCTGGCCACGTAGTCGGCCTTGCCCTCGCGCTGCGCCGCGAAAGTCAGCGACAGCGGGTAATCCTTGGCGGCGGCCTTCATGGCTTCCGATTCATCAATGCCGATACCGCCGCTGATGTACTGCACCGAGCCCTGGTGTTGGACCGCCGGCAGCGCAGCCTGCGCCGTCGACAACACGCCCGCAATCGCCATGCTGCCCAGCGCCATCATGGCCGACATGGTGCAGCGTTCAATGCGTTTGTTCATCTGATTCTCCTGAAGTGGACGAGTACGTTTCGACCTGGGCGCCGGCAAGGAGTTCGCAGCGGTGCGTCTGCAAGATCAACCGATTGTTTCCGCCGCGCGGCTGGCCGGCCCGGCCAGCATATCCCCGCGCGCTCAAGCTTTCCAGTCGAACGCCAGGCGGCTTTCGCCGCTAAGCGTGCCGTCAGGTGAAAAGCGGCGTTCGTCCAGCTGGCCCGAGCCCCCGTCGAACAGAACCAGCACGCTGGAACTGCGCGTTCCGTAGTCGGGGCTGACGATGAACGGGCTGCTCAACAGCCTTTCGCGGTCGGGCGGCAGGCCGGTGGCGGGCATGTCATCGTCCGTGGCGGTCTGGCGGTCGGCCAGCGCGTCGAACAAGGCCGGCAGATCGGGTTGCGGCGAGCGGCCCAGCACATCGGTAAACGCCGTCTTGGTCCGGGCGAGCTTGGGCCAGGGCGTATCCAGCAAATGGTTCGACAAGGCGTAGATGCCGGGGTCAAGCGGGCGTGGCGGGCCGTCGCGGTTGCTCAGGTACCAGGCCTGGCGCGTGTCGCCCACGATCAGGTTGAAGCCGTTATACGCCTGGTCCGATTCATGCGTGCGGGCCAGGTAAACATCGGGCGGCTCGTCGCCACGCAGATAGTCTTCAACCAGCGCTCCGCGCGACGGGGCCGGGTTCAGGTGTTTGCCCGGTTCGCGATAGTTGGTCACCAGTGCAAAGCGCCCGCGCGTGGTCACGCCCATCCAGGTGCCTCCCGCCAAGCCGTCACGGCCCGCGTAGACGGTGGGCGCATCAGCCCATTGCGCTATCGGATGCGTGGGTCGCGCGTGGAATTCGTCGCGGTTGGCGGCGATCAAAACGGGAATGCCCGACAAGGCGTGCAGGGCCAATACGGCAAGACACATGGTTCAAACCTGGTGGGAAGTTGGGTGGGGTGGGCGCACGCCCGGCGTCGTTGCAGCAAATTCCGGGCCAGTCAGCGCGGCGCGCAGGTTCTCGATCTCGGCGGCCACGTCGGCCAGGGCGGGCGTTGGCGCGGTGATGGCGGCGTCCGGCGGCGGCGTGCCGTTGGCCACCGCCACGCTTAGCGCATGCAAGGCCTGCGCAAGCAGCCCGACCTGGGCGGCAGTGGGCGCGGGCTGGCCGGGCGGCAGCGACCAGGCGGTGTCGGACACCGCGTTGGCCACGCGTTCCAATGCGACCTCAACCGGCCACCACGCCAGCGCCCTGCGGCTGACCAGGCGGGGCTCGGACAAGCCCCGTTGCAAGGCAATGCGCAGGTCCGACAAGCTGGCGTAGGCCCGCGCGCGCAACGCATGGCGGTTGGCGGCGTCCGCCTGGAACACGGTGTTGACGTAGGCGGCCAGTGTGTCCATCGCGGCGGAAACCGCGTGGTCCAGGTTGTTGCGTTCGATGCGTATCCAGGGCAGATAGCCCACCAGCAACACGATGCCGGCGGCCACGCCCACGTCGATCAGCCGGGCCAGCGCGATGGCCCACGAGCCTGGCTGCAAGGCCCCGATCAACAGCATCAGAATCGGCACCAGAATGGCGGAAAACAAGCCGTAGTTGCGCCGGATGGACCACGGCAGCAACGACGCCAGCACCGCCACCGTCAACAGGCTGGCGACGCCGTTCTGGTCCACGGCCAGCACGGTGGCGCTGATGGCCACGCCCACCACGCTGCCGCCACAGCTTTGCAGCGCGCGGGCAAATACCGAGCCAAAGTTCGGCTTGAAGATCACCACGACGATGAGCGGCACCCAGTACGAACGCGGCAGCGATGCGGCCAGCGCCACGGCTTCCGCCGCGATCAGGCACAGGCCCAGCCGGACCAGGTAACGCACGGTGGTCGGGCCGGGGCGATAGGTGCGGGCCAGCACGCGCCACGGCGTGCGCGGCGGCGCGGGCGTCAAGCCATCCAGCGGGTCCACGTCAGCCGGCTTGACCCCTTGCATCAGGGGCAGCGCCTGGGCCAGGGCATCCGCCAGCTGGGGCATGCCGGCCTGGCGCAAGGCGGCGATGTCGTCATCCGGGGCGGGCTCGCGGTCGTTTTCGACACGGTCGGCCAGGTGGTTCATCACGCGCGCGCAGGTGGGCGGCACCGGGCGCCCCGCACGCGCCAGCGCCAGGGCGGCATTGGTCAGCGGGGTGCAGGCTTGCAATTGGGCCGCCAGCCGGGCCAGGCGCGGCGATGGGCCGGCGGCGCGCCCGCGTGCCGCCAACACGGTGTCGTACGCGGTGGTCATGGCCGCTTCCATGTCGCGCCGCGCGATCATCGTGCGCGACGTGCCGATGGCGGCAAACAAGGCGGCCAGCTTGCGGTAGGCCAGCGCGACGGCGGCGCGTTCCGGGGCGATCGGGTTGATGACCCAGCCCACCAGCGTCAACCCCAGGCCGAACAGCCCGCCCGTGCCGACCAGCACGGACGGCAGCCACGGCGGCAGGGTGGACGTCAGGCTGGAGCCGACGATGACGTACACCGCGAATTGCAGCGTGGCTACCGCCGCGATGTTGTTGAAGGTGCCGATCAGGCTGGCAATCAGCACCAGCACCGTCATGGCGGCCGATGTCCACAGCCCGTGGCCGGCTACCAGGTTGCCCAGCAGGTAACCCAGCGCGCCGCCCAGCACGGTGCAGCCGATGGACAAGGCGCGGTTGCGATACGGGCCGCCGTTGTCGCCCGTGATGGCGGGCAGCGCGCCCAGCGCCACCAGCGCGGCGGCCGCGCCTTGGCCCAGTGCCAGCCCCACGGCGCAGGGCAGGCCGATGGCCAGCGCTGCGCGCAGCGCCACCCAGCGGCTGACGGGCGAAGGCTCCATGTGTGCCAGGCTCATCAGCCAGCGCATGTTGGCGCCGCGCGCGCCGTGGCGGGTCAGGGGGCGGGACACGGTGGCCTCATGGCGGGGCGTCAGGGCTTGATCAGCGGCGCGACGTCGGGCGCCGCCAGCCGGAAGTAGTCTTCCGTGTTCAGCAGGATGGATGCGTCCAGGCGCCCTGCGTTGAACACGATTTCGTCGTGGCGGCTGCGCAGGCTGGGGTCCACCAGCAGGTGCAGGTCGGGGTTGAACGAGAAGGGCGGGATGGCGCCGATTTCGCAGCCGGTAAGTTCGCGGGCCAGTTCCTGCGAGGCCAGCGATGCCTTCTTGCCGCCCGCCGCGCGCGCGATGGCGTCCAGGTCGGCCTGTTTGTCGGCCGGAAACACGGCCAGGACGTTCTTGCGCAGGTTTGACGAGATCTTCACCCGGCAGACCAGCGCCTTGGCGCCCTGGCTGACTTCGGTGCCACGGATGGCGGCCACTTCGACCGAGCGGCCGGCGGCGGGGTGGTGGATCAGGCGATGGCGGGCCTGGTGCTGGGCCAGCAGGGCTTGCAGGCGTTCAAAGACTTCCATATCGATGGCGGCAAAGGGGGTGGGGATGGACGGCGGGCCCGGGCTTGGCGCACCCGCCCCGCAGTCGCATGATACGCCCGCGCCGGGGTCAGATTTCGCCGGTGAAGGCGTAGCCCCAGCCCCACACGGTGCGAATCGGCAGCTCTACGTTCACGTCCTGCGCCTTGCGCCGCAAGCGGCTGACCACCACGTCGGTGCGGCGCACCGATTCTCGGCCCGCCTGGGCGTCCGAGCCGGACGCGTCGCCACGCGGCAGCCGCTTGTCGGCCGACGTCGTCAACCTGAGCAGGAATTCGCGTTCGGCCAAGGTCAGCGACAAGCGCGTGCCTTGCGGGCTGACCAACGTCCAGGCGGCGTCCAGAAACTGCCACTTGCCGGGAGGTTCGGGCGCGGCGGGCGCCGCGGGTGTGGCAGCGAAGCGGGGTTCGGCGTCGGCCGCCATGGGGCGGCGGCCGGTGGCGGGTACGCGCCGCACCAGGGCTTGCAGCGCGGCGGCGATCTCGGCGGTGGCCACGTCGTGCTGAAAACACGCGTCGGCGCCGCAGTGCAGGCCCAGGATGCGGTTTTCGGGCGAATCGAAGTTGGACACGGCGATGATGCCGGCGGTGGTGTCCATGGCGCGCAGGCCCGCAACCGCCATGCAAAGATCGGTCAGCTCGGCTTCCATCACCAGCAACGGCGTACGGCGCGCCTGAAACAGGCGAAACAGGCCGTTGGAATCCTCGCACCGGCGGGGCGAGAAACCCATGTCGGCCAGTTCGTCGCTGCGGCGCGCGCGTTGGTCGGGATCGGGTGAGAAGACGATCAGGTCTAGTAGGTCGTTCATGAATCGTAGTGATCTTTGCAGCTTCAGCGCATGCATGATGCTACGAAAACAAGGGTTTCCTAACCCCGCTCAACGCCACTTTCGTACCCGAATTCTCAGACATGATTGCCCGGCAGCAACACGGCGCGCGCCCCGGTGTGGACCAAACAATGTTTGAATCGCGCGCCAGGGCGTATTGGCGCGCTCCGCCCCCTGACAGGGGGTTGAACAACAGGTGTTAAAACGGCCCGAAACCGCACCCGAACGGTGCATAAAAGGGCCCTGCGGCCGCGTTAAAACCGCTCTACGGGTTTTGTGGCTCGTTCCACCAGCCACCGCCCAACGCCTGCAACAGCGCCGCCGTGTCGGCGTAGCGTGCCGCATCGGCTTCGCTGCGCGCGATGCGGGTTTGCAGCAGTTGGCGTTGACTATCCAGCAGGCTTTGGTGGCTGATGCCGCCCGCCTGAAAGCGGCCTTGCGCAATGCGCAGCGCGTCGTCCGCGCGACGCCACGCGTCGTCGTAGGCGTTGAACGCGTCCGCGTCGGTCTGCACGGCGCGCAGCGCGTCGGCCACCTGGCGGAAGCCGTCCAGCACCGTTTGGCGGTAGGCGGCAGCCGCCGCTTCGTAACCCGCTTCGGCCGCACGCTTGCGCGCGCGCAGTTCGCCGCCGCGAAACAGCGGTTGCACCAGCCCCAGCCCAAGGCTCCATACATTCACGCCGTCCGATAGATCGCCCGCGCGCGTGCGCTGGGAACCGAAACTGGCGGTGAGTGTGAACTGCGGATACTGGTTGGCGGTGGCCACGCCCACGTCCGCCGACGCCTTGTGCCACAGCGCCTCGGCGGCAAGAATGTCCGGCCGCTGGCGCGTCAGCGCGGAGGGCACGCCGGTGGGAATGTCGGGCGGCAAGGTCAGCTCCGCCAGGCGCAGGGGCGGCGTACGCAGCGCGGCGGGCGGCTCGCCCAGGTACACGGCCAGCTGATGCGTGGTCTGCGACAGCTGCTTTTCCAGCGGTGGCAGCGTGGCGCGGGTTTGCGCCACCAGCACTTCCTGGTTGCGCAAATCGGCCTCGGCCACGCCGCCCAGCGCCACGCGTTGCCGCATGATGTCCTGCTGGCGCTGCTGGGCGTCCAGCAGGTCGCGGGTGGCGGCCAGGCGCTCGGACAGGTCAGCCTGGCGGATGGCGGCGGTTACTACGTTGGCCGCCAGCGACATGCGCGCGGCTTGCAATTCGTGGGCCTGGTAATTCACCTGCGCCGCCAGGCCTTCCAGCGCGCGCCGGTTGCCGCCAAAGACGTCCAGCGTGTAGGACACGTCGATTGACGCGTTGTACAGCGTGAAGGGCGCAGGCGGCTGCGTCACCGGCACGCCGAACGCCGACGGGTCCACCTTTTGCCGCGTGGCGGACAGGTTGGCATCGGCCGACGGCAGCAGCCTGCCGCCGGTTTCGGCGTCCAGCTCTTCGGTAGCCTGCCGCAGCGTGGCGCGCGCCTGGGCCAGCGTGGGGCTGGCTTCAAGCGCCTGCCGCACCAACTGGTCCAGCGCGTCCGAACCGAACAGCCGCCACCATTGCGCGGGAATGTCCGCGCCGGGTTGCAGGCGTTGTGCGCTAGTGGCGCGTTGCGCGTTGTCATCGGCCGTGTAGGAAGCCACGGCGGGCGGGTTCGGTGAAGTGAAATCAGGCCCGACGGTGCAGCCGGTGGTGGTCAAGGCCAACAGGCTGATCGCCGCCGGCGGCATCGCCAGCACCACCGCACGCAAACGAAAAACCATAAAGGGACGGGGAAAACGTGGCATGGCGCGTCAATCCAGAGTGCGGCGGTAGAACTTCACGGCGGCGGTCATCACGACCGCGGTGAACAGCATCAGCGGCCAGATGCTGGGCCACAGATCCCACCAGCCGTTGCCCTTGAGCAGGATGCCGCGGATCAGCCGGTTGAAGTGCGTCAGCGGCAGCAGGTTGCCCAGGTACTGCGCCCACATGGGCATGCCCTGAAACGGGAACATGAATCCGGACAGCAGCATGTTGGGCAGAAAATAAAACATGGTCAGCTGCATGGCCTGCAACTGGTTCTGCGCCAGCGACGACAGCGTGATGCCCACCGTCAGGTTGGCCGCCACGAACAGCAGCGCCGCAAGATACACCGACAGCAGGCTGCCCAGGATCGGCACATGGAAAACGAAGTGCGCGGCCAGTAGGATGATCGTGGCCTGGATCAGCCCGATGGCGATGTACGGCACGATCTTGCCGGTCATGACCTCAAGCGGGCGCACCGGCATCGACAGCAGGTTTTCCATGGTGCCGCGCTCGCGTTCGCGCGTCATGGCCAGGCCCGTCATCATCACCAACGTCATCGTCAGGATCACACCCATCAGCCCGGGCACGGTGTTGTATTGCGAGATCTGCTCTTCGTTGTAAAGCCGGTGCACGCGCACGTCGAAAGGGGGTTGCCCCCCCGCCAGCTTGGCCAGCGGGCCGGTCAGGTCCTTTTGCGCCACGGCTTGCGTCAGCTGCGTGGCCGCGCCAATCGCCATGCCGGTGGCCATGGGGTCGGTGGCGTCGGCTTCGATCAGCAGCGCCGGCCGTTCGCCGCGCAGCAGGCTGCGGGAAAAATCCGGCGGTATGGTCACCACGAACAGCACGCGGCCCTGCGCCAGCGCGGCGCGGCCGGCTTCTTCGTCGCGCAGTTCTTCGGTGATGTGGAAGTAGTCCGACGATTTCATCGCCGCGATGAAGCTGCGCGTGAACGGGCTGTGGTCGGCCGTGATGACGGCCGTGGGCATCTGCTTGGGGTCGGTGTTGATGGCGTAGCCGAACAGCGCCAACTGCATGATGGGCAGGCCCACGATCATGCCGAAGGTGATGCGGTCACGGCGCAACTGCAAGAATTCCTTCAGCACCATGCTCCACCAGCGCGCCCACGAAAAGCCTTGCAGATGGCGCATCATGCGGGGCTCGCGAAGTTGTCAGTGGACCGGTTCATCAAAAAGATGAACACGTCTTCCAGGCTGGTGTCGATGCGTTCCAGACGCAGGCCCTGGCCGCGTATCGCGTCCCGCAAGGTGCGTTCCAGCAGCTCGGCGTTCTGGCCGCTGACGTGCAGCGCCGACCCGAACGCCACCGTCTGGTCCACGCCCGGCGCGCTGCGCAGGCGTTGGCCCAGCGGCACCAGGTTGTGACCATGGATGGCCCAGGTGGATAGCCGTTGCTCGGCAATCACCTGCTCGGCGGTGCCTTGCGTCAGCAGCTTGCCGTACGAGATATAGGCCAGCTTGTGGCAGCGTTCGGCCTCGTCCATGTAGTGCGTGCTGACCAGCACCGAGATGCCGCGCGCCGCCAATTCGTGCAGCTGTTCCCAGAAGTCGCGCCGCGCGGTGGGGTCCACGCCCGCCGTCGGTTCGTCCAGCAACAGCAGGCGCGGTTCGTGCAGCAGGCAGGCGGCCAGCGCCATCCGCTGCTTCCAGCCGCCCGACAACGATCCGGTCAGCTGGTTGGCGCGGCTGTGCAGGCCCAGGTCTTCCAGCGCGCGGTCCACGGTCTGGCGGCGTTGCGGCATGTCGTACATGCGCGCCACAAAATCCAGGTTTTCGCGGATCGTCAGATCGTCCCAGTACGAGAACTTCTGCGTCATGTAGCCGACATGGCGCTTGATCTGCGCGCTGTCTTTCACAATGTCGTAGCCCAGGCAGGTGCCGCTGCCGGAATCCGGCGTCAGCAGGCCGCACATCAAGCGGATGCAGGTGGTCTTGCCGCTGCCATTGGGGCCCAGGAAGCCGAAGATCTCGCCTTCCTGCACGCGCAGCGATACATCGTTGACGACGTGCTTGTTGCCAAAGCGTTTGTTCAAGCCTCGCACGTCGATCACGGCCTTGCCGGAATCGGGCGCGGCCGGCTGAAGGTCGGCGGGGTGATCAGCGGGGTGGTTGGGGGGCGCGGTCATTGCAGCGTGGCCTCGACCGGCTGGCCGGGATGCAGCCGCGCCGCCGCGTCGGGCGTCGGGCGCGCTTCCACCATGTACACCAGCTTGCTGCGGTTTTCGCGGCTGTAGATGACGGGCGGCGTGTATTCGGCCTG
Coding sequences:
- a CDS encoding NRDE family protein — protein: MCLAVLALHALSGIPVLIAANRDEFHARPTHPIAQWADAPTVYAGRDGLAGGTWMGVTTRGRFALVTNYREPGKHLNPAPSRGALVEDYLRGDEPPDVYLARTHESDQAYNGFNLIVGDTRQAWYLSNRDGPPRPLDPGIYALSNHLLDTPWPKLARTKTAFTDVLGRSPQPDLPALFDALADRQTATDDDMPATGLPPDRERLLSSPFIVSPDYGTRSSSVLVLFDGGSGQLDERRFSPDGTLSGESRLAFDWKA
- a CDS encoding response regulator transcription factor: MNDLLDLIVFSPDPDQRARRSDELADMGFSPRRCEDSNGLFRLFQARRTPLLVMEAELTDLCMAVAGLRAMDTTAGIIAVSNFDSPENRILGLHCGADACFQHDVATAEIAAALQALVRRVPATGRRPMAADAEPRFAATPAAPAAPEPPGKWQFLDAAWTLVSPQGTRLSLTLAEREFLLRLTTSADKRLPRGDASGSDAQAGRESVRRTDVVVSRLRRKAQDVNVELPIRTVWGWGYAFTGEI
- a CDS encoding carboxypeptidase-like regulatory domain-containing protein, with translation MNKRIERCTMSAMMALGSMAIAGVLSTAQAALPAVQHQGSVQYISGGIGIDESEAMKAAAKDYPLSLTFAAQREGKADYVASVAVVIRDAQGKEVLKTTAEGPYMLIKLPAGTYKVSATYEGRAQEREVNVQGAGSGRAVFEWK
- a CDS encoding efflux transporter outer membrane subunit — translated: MPRFPRPFMVFRLRAVVLAMPPAAISLLALTTTGCTVGPDFTSPNPPAVASYTADDNAQRATSAQRLQPGADIPAQWWRLFGSDALDQLVRQALEASPTLAQARATLRQATEELDAETGGRLLPSADANLSATRQKVDPSAFGVPVTQPPAPFTLYNASIDVSYTLDVFGGNRRALEGLAAQVNYQAHELQAARMSLAANVVTAAIRQADLSERLAATRDLLDAQQRQQDIMRQRVALGGVAEADLRNQEVLVAQTRATLPPLEKQLSQTTHQLAVYLGEPPAALRTPPLRLAELTLPPDIPTGVPSALTRQRPDILAAEALWHKASADVGVATANQYPQFTLTASFGSQRTRAGDLSDGVNVWSLGLGLVQPLFRGGELRARKRAAEAGYEAAAAAYRQTVLDGFRQVADALRAVQTDADAFNAYDDAWRRADDALRIAQGRFQAGGISHQSLLDSQRQLLQTRIARSEADAARYADTAALLQALGGGWWNEPQNP
- a CDS encoding ABC transporter permease, translated to MMRHLQGFSWARWWSMVLKEFLQLRRDRITFGMIVGLPIMQLALFGYAINTDPKQMPTAVITADHSPFTRSFIAAMKSSDYFHITEELRDEEAGRAALAQGRVLFVVTIPPDFSRSLLRGERPALLIEADATDPMATGMAIGAATQLTQAVAQKDLTGPLAKLAGGQPPFDVRVHRLYNEEQISQYNTVPGLMGVILTMTLVMMTGLAMTRERERGTMENLLSMPVRPLEVMTGKIVPYIAIGLIQATIILLAAHFVFHVPILGSLLSVYLAALLFVAANLTVGITLSSLAQNQLQAMQLTMFYFLPNMLLSGFMFPFQGMPMWAQYLGNLLPLTHFNRLIRGILLKGNGWWDLWPSIWPLMLFTAVVMTAAVKFYRRTLD
- a CDS encoding FUSC family protein — its product is MSRPLTRHGARGANMRWLMSLAHMEPSPVSRWVALRAALAIGLPCAVGLALGQGAAAALVALGALPAITGDNGGPYRNRALSIGCTVLGGALGYLLGNLVAGHGLWTSAAMTVLVLIASLIGTFNNIAAVATLQFAVYVIVGSSLTSTLPPWLPSVLVGTGGLFGLGLTLVGWVINPIAPERAAVALAYRKLAALFAAIGTSRTMIARRDMEAAMTTAYDTVLAARGRAAGPSPRLARLAAQLQACTPLTNAALALARAGRPVPPTCARVMNHLADRVENDREPAPDDDIAALRQAGMPQLADALAQALPLMQGVKPADVDPLDGLTPAPPRTPWRVLARTYRPGPTTVRYLVRLGLCLIAAEAVALAASLPRSYWVPLIVVVIFKPNFGSVFARALQSCGGSVVGVAISATVLAVDQNGVASLLTVAVLASLLPWSIRRNYGLFSAILVPILMLLIGALQPGSWAIALARLIDVGVAAGIVLLVGYLPWIRIERNNLDHAVSAAMDTLAAYVNTVFQADAANRHALRARAYASLSDLRIALQRGLSEPRLVSRRALAWWPVEVALERVANAVSDTAWSLPPGQPAPTAAQVGLLAQALHALSVAVANGTPPPDAAITAPTPALADVAAEIENLRAALTGPEFAATTPGVRPPHPTSHQV
- a CDS encoding ABC transporter ATP-binding protein — encoded protein: MTAPPNHPADHPADLQPAAPDSGKAVIDVRGLNKRFGNKHVVNDVSLRVQEGEIFGFLGPNGSGKTTCIRLMCGLLTPDSGSGTCLGYDIVKDSAQIKRHVGYMTQKFSYWDDLTIRENLDFVARMYDMPQRRQTVDRALEDLGLHSRANQLTGSLSGGWKQRMALAACLLHEPRLLLLDEPTAGVDPTARRDFWEQLHELAARGISVLVSTHYMDEAERCHKLAYISYGKLLTQGTAEQVIAEQRLSTWAIHGHNLVPLGQRLRSAPGVDQTVAFGSALHVSGQNAELLERTLRDAIRGQGLRLERIDTSLEDVFIFLMNRSTDNFASPA
- a CDS encoding YbaK/prolyl-tRNA synthetase associated domain-containing protein, with product MEVFERLQALLAQHQARHRLIHHPAAGRSVEVAAIRGTEVSQGAKALVCRVKISSNLRKNVLAVFPADKQADLDAIARAAGGKKASLASQELARELTGCEIGAIPPFSFNPDLHLLVDPSLRSRHDEIVFNAGRLDASILLNTEDYFRLAAPDVAPLIKP